TTAAGGCGGCCTAGGTTCATTCAAAATAACGATTCTAAATAATCCATTTAACTACCCCCAAAATTGTATCGCGAAAAACACTAGGAGGAAACAAATGGCCGGACTTGCCTCGGCATTACGTAACGCCAGTGGAAGCTCACACGAGCGAGGTAATGGTGCGGATGAGGACAACTACTTACCATGGCTTGCTCAATCTTGTTGTCAATGGCCACGACACTTGCACCCGAAGAGCTGAAACACAATTCAAAGCATATCGTGAACCAACTGGATGGTCTGCAAGGCGCTAGTATGGTGCAGGACGGGACGATTGTTGCGGCAGGTAACGCAACAAAGgagccagacacacacacacaaaaaaaaataatagcgcACGCAAAGAGTTTGGTTTTAGCGCAAAAGAAGAATTACCTCCTGTCAAGCCTGACCGACGCGCTCTCCTTGCCGAGTACGGAGGACAGAAAGGAGATGGAGAAATTGCGCAGTTGGCAAACGCCAAGGTCCATCGCCACCGTGTAACACTGCGAATTCATGCTATCCGGTCCATCAACGCGCCACCGCGGCTCGGCCCGGCTCACAAGACGTCCGGCGGAAGAAATGTCAAACCGGAGCGCATTCTGTAGCTCCGCGGCCGCCGAGATCAGCACAAAGACTGAGAGGTGCAAGCGAAGGAGGGAGGGCTGACGAATGCgtgcgggagggaggggggggaggacgGGGGTCGCTAGCAGCCGCCTGATTGGCTGCAAGCAAGGCTCATTTGCATGACAATATCCGCGGCAGTATCAGTTTGGGGGAAAGCAGAATTTTAATAGAGATACCGACTGCAGTTATAATAGCCTAATATTGTGACAcatagtggttttttttttaaatacatgaaCGCATTTGATGGTGTTGAAAAGAAACACTGAAAGAAAATGTCGCCACCTTCTGGTCAGTCCTGCTCATAATTTAATCGGATATGAGAAATTGTTCGCGTTGAAAGAAAGTGAAAATCAGTTCGTGTCCtcttcaaaacattttcttgttaCACCTTTTTGGCAAATAAATAGCGCTGTGTTGTAAATCTAAAGAGCATTCgagtaataatgataataaattatatttataacgcactttacattcgggGGAATCTCGAAGTGCTAAAGTGTAAAGAAATCAAATTGTTTTGTAAGGTGTAATtaatcaaaatgttttgttgacaGTAATATGTTGCATGCACCCCCACTCAATGCAATATTCcgattaatattgcgtttgtggaatatgaatccaGGATCAAATCAAATGCACCCGTTTTGATCCATCTcaggtggcggccattttgccacttgctgttgccACTGAAAATGGCAAATGAACGGAATTGAAAGCAAACAATCAATTTCCCAAGGAGCTGatcaaatcacaaaaaaaacacatgatgACATCACCGCAGGTGCTTCTGCAGCAATCACTAGTTAGGAGGACTGATGCCATCACTATGGCAACACTTTTGACAAAGAGCACAAATAGTTAATTGGAGGATCCAGTTAAACCACATACTCCCATCAGAGCCTCCAACACCTCCTCCCTTATctgctaacaacccaggctCCTCCACTTGCCACCAATGACTACGTTTCCATTAGCTAGGTGttgggcgccatcttgtggcattctAAAGAAATAGCTCAAACTAAACATTGGGGGAATAATTGACTTTTTCCACACAAATAATTGGTGATGAACATGAATTTGGTCAATTCATGAATACCATGAAAGAGCAGACAGGGCCTTGACTGTATGTTGATGAGTGACATGCTTTGTTgggccactagggggcagtgcAATAAGGACGCTAACACGAGAGCTGAACATGATGTTCAGCTGTGCCAGTCATTGACCAAGACGGGGACCTCGGCTTGCACGTGCAAACAGAGAGAAGATCAGACAGGTCGGGGTCTGCGTTTTGCTGAGGGGTTGTTTTGACACATTGCGACAGGGAGTCGAACTTGAAAGCCCGCCCGACATAACTGCAGTTGAACGACACCAGCGCACAACAAAAGAACTCCGTCGTTACCTCTTCAGATGCTTCTCCAGCTCCCAGAAAAGAAGCTTCACGGCCATGGCGTCGCGACCCTGCGCTCCTCCGGCCCGGGCCAGCCCCTTCTCTCTCATTGATGCtcagagtaaaaacaaaaagtccaTGCGGCGCCCCCCCGCCCCGACCCCTCACCCAAAACAAGCACCACCGCTGCGCCTCCTCCAGACCCGACCCCCCTGACTCCCCCTCGGCGCTTCACATTGGGGGGAGTCTGACCCGCTACGTAGTCCCGGGACTGCGCCCGAGGAGGACGGGGGGGAAAGGAGTGTGTCTGAATCCAAGACTGGTTAGTAGCGTGGTGAGAGGCTCAAGTGTGACGTCACTCCAGTAAGATTCACATCACCTCCCCTTGTGTTGTTATGTAAACTGTCAGGAGAGATTAGAGCAATCCATCCAATGGGATGAGCCCTTTTCGACCACATACCCACTTAGCGTCATCAAGCCCCGCCCAGCGTTTCCAACAAGATGCTCTCAAGAAATAGCGAGACACTCCAAGCCTGCAACGCTCCAAGCGGTTTTGGGTGGGAAAAGCCAACTGAGGAAACAACAGCTCGGATGTTCAAAACGCGAAGGACGTTGAAGTTATAGCGGGTGCACCAGTGGCTGCGCTGTCACTTGGCATTAGTGCACATACATtggccatacacacacacacagctccgCTGGCCTCACGTGCATCTCCATGTGAGTCAGGGCGGACAAAGACTAAAGCCAAGACAAGAGTTTAGCTAGCTTGCCTCAAAATGTGGCAGCAAAGTGAGAATAATTcaattaataattaaattaatGTTTTTCTATTTACAGTAGGAGTTTACTGCGTGCTGTTTATTTCAAAGAGGGTGAGGAGACGGTTGTCAGAACAAAAGGCTATAAACCGGTTTCAGGGAGATCTTGGCCATGTTGAGATAGGTCCACTTTCAGCCAATCGTAGACGGCGCTGGTGCTTCGGCTCAACCAATACGGTGAGACCGTGACGCCGTGAATTCAGAGGAAGCCCAGATGGGACTCTTTCATTCCGGGCCCATCCGTCCAAAACACTATAAAGGGCTGACCCATATATGGTTCGAGGGTGAAGAATGGAGCTCACACTggcgtccattttttttttctcctttttacgTGTGATTAGCTCACTCCCCTGTCAACTTCTCCATAACTTGTCCTCAAGTCCTGATGATATTCAATGATGTGCCACAAAGTCACGAGCGCTTGGACACGGGAACGATATTCCAGATGAGGAAGCTTCCGTTTGCAATCGAGGATCAAGCCCGCCCTCCGCCGTTGGCAAGACACGCACTAAAGACAGATAAGCAAAAGCCCAAATCTCACGAGAGCCTCCGGAGCCAGCACGCAATGTCTTACGTAAGCAGCCCGCTGCCATATGGTTCACCGGAGGAGAGATAAAGTCCAACATTTTCGCCCCTTTAGTGAAACCATGCGAGGATTTCCATCTTAGAGGGAAGAGGAGACATTCGATTTATAGGGAGGCCAACAAAGCTGTCGTGCCAAGAATTTGGGATCAATAATTCATGCATTTCTGTGGCTAGAACTCCATTTGGAACCACGCCCATTGGGAAGAGGGAGAGTTTGAGATGGTTAGAACAGGTAGAACACAAAGTATTGATTTTAgagaaaggtgttttttttttttttttttaaaacagagaaattgatgttttagttttttttaacatccaAAAGCACCAAGTGCATCAACATGAAGAAAGAAGGAGAAGCAGGAAGGAGAGGCACGCAAACGTGAATGTCATCTTGCTTTTCTTTCTTAATCTGTGAAGTACCACCAATTTTCTTGGTCGACTTAAGAAGCCAAATTTAAGGAGGCAAGTCTTTCTAAGCACAAGGATGGATTTTAAAATCAATCAGCACTTATTTGACAGTAAGATGGAAACACTTTCAAAGCGCCCGATTCGTTCTCGCATTGCGTGCAGGGAAGAGACCCCAAAGTGGTGAGAAAAGCACATTTAGGTAAgcaactcttaaaaaaaaaaaaacacgttaagATGATTATATAAAGCACAGTGGAAGCATTGCAAGCCGACACTGCCCCCGTGTGGCGAACCCTGGAATAACATGGCTGTGGAAGGGAATCAAAGGCTCCGCTTTTATTGTGTCCTTTAATAGCGAGCTCGCCATTTTGTCGAGTTGTTCGAATACGTCGTAAGTATAAATTATGTTGTAATTAAGCGACAGCAAGAAAATAATTAATTGGGGCCTAAGAAGTGTTCCAAAACAACTAGCCAAAACCCCAAACTGAGAATCCCAAGAATGCAAAATGATCCCCAACGCAGAAAACAAAGAACACTCCCCAAAACCAGTCAAACGAGCAAATAAAGAAACGATATTAGGGAAAAGCCGCCAAACATACACAAGCTCGTTTGTTCAGCCCGGTGTAAACGTTGATGACAAAGTGAAGCCAACACAACAGCTTGTGCAATGACTCGCTCAATCGAAACTGTTCCACGCAAGTGAATGGCCACGGTCATAAAAGTgacaaaagaaatgacaaatggATCCTTTTATGGTTGATAGCAGCAGGCGGACTTTGCTATCTGATACATCCATGAACTGCTGTCAAACATCTCGTCGGTAAAAATGATGTTTGTGACGTGGTGCGGCAGTTTTTCAAAATAATATCAGaataatataccgtaaattccggactataagccgcaccagctaaaattgggggatattttagtttttttcttatataaaccgcaccagactataagccacacgtgcacacgcgttttttttacaaagaaagaccgttcacagaaagcctttttaaagttttcataagatactttaacatgtctttctcaacattgcctgtgacgaaggtcacctagcgtgcattcctactaaagctcataatagtcacaagcaacacagccagaataagcagcagccatagtagtgtttcaaaatagtatttttgttgttgtttttttcttcaagataccgcagtgtatagaagtgatcaagtcatcacaaaaatcacgaaaaaaatccttgtataagccgcacctgactataagccgcagggttcaaaattttggaaaaaagtcgcggcttattgtccggaatttacggtatatcagAATAATAATATCACCACCCGCGGGTTCAAATTCCTGCCAACAGATTTTGAGGACGACATGGAGGCACAATACATAAGCACGTGTCAGTCGGCGGAAGTTTCCAAGGACAAGGCGCACCCTTGCCTGTTGCTTTTCAAACACGCTTGTTTTTCAATTCCCAGAAAATATCAAGTAAGGTGCCAACATGCCTGCTTGCTCAAAGCAATCCGATAGAATAAGTGGCAATCATCCAAAGAATCTGgagccaaagcaaaaaaaggaaTCAAAATATAAAAGCTTAGCAATACAAGCTCACGCAAAGACGAACGGCGGAAAATCCCAATGATGTTTTGgtggcaaagaaaacaaaattaattCCCGAGTGTTTGGATGAAAAGGCTGACACCAAAGATGGTCTGTTGCGGCCcacttgaagaaaaaacaacaacaactgagCAGACAACCAGACAAATACAATGAGAGATTTTTAAAAACGGACGATATGGACAACAGACGACTTGCAGACAACAGCTGTGGTTAATTCAACTGAATTCATTAAAGTGGTTCATGAAGCCAATTCGAAGCTTCGTTTTCTCATCGACAGCGATTTATTTCGAGAGAGAATCTGAAGAAGCCGGTAGATCTCATCTcacctgtcctcctccccttcAGCGTGCTGAGTCCTCAagccagcggcggcggcagcagcgacAAAAGCGCTGGCCTCCACGGACATCCCCATGTGGGCCAAGCTTCTGGCAGTGACGCCGGCGTCGGCGGCCGTCGCTCCGACTCCGGCGGCGCCCAACCTGGGAAGTCCGAGCAGGGCCTGGTGCTGAAACAGAAGTTTCTGCGCGTCTTCCAGTTGAGATGTTTTAAGGGAGCTCCCTCCTGCCAGAGGGGCCGAGTAGAGGGCGCCGCCTGGGGTGAGAAGGGGCTGTAGGTCGGCTTGAAGTGCAGTCAAAGGCAAGTACTGGGCCCCCAGCGCCGCTGGAGCCAGATGTAGGGGACGAGGCGGCGGCGGGCCGGCGACGGAGCTTTCCACGGCAGATGGAGCCACATGACCTTGACGGGGCGACTGCTGTGCCAGGCTGCCAAGCGGCTTTGCCGCGACCGCCGAACCCGGTGACACGCTCACGTGCGCCACGGGAGGCTGCACCTGGGTTTGGAACGGAGCAGTGGGTTGGATAAAGTCTGGCTGTAGACCACCCAGCTGAGGCGCAACATAACCTCCCGTGGTTTGAGCCTGGTGCTGCTCCACGGCGTAAGGAGACACCAGGGAGGGGGGGTGGTTCATTCCGACTTGTGGGGCGGCTGCCCCGAGCATCTTCGTTTGAGCTGCACCTACTAGTTCCTGGGGTGACACGTAGGCGAGGGTGCTGGGTTGGGCCGGAACTTGCGGTGGGCTCTGCATCGTATGAGGACCGGAGAAGTCCTGGTTCGGCAGCTGATAAGGCTGCAGTGTGTGAGGCGGCTGGACAGCTGGAAGACTCGGACTTACTCCCGCATTAGCGGGCTCGGTCTCTGCGGACGACTCTGCAGCTTTGGGTGCCTCAGCGGTCGCCGCCGCCGGTGGGATATCCTTCTCGTAATATTCGGTACATGTCCATCGTCCTTTGCGGAAGGGCTCGGAGTTGGTGTCCAGTTTGACCACTCTGAAACGAGAGCCGGTAGTCGTCTGAGCGTTGGACGCGCTGGCCGACTGGCCTGTTGCGCCGCCAACGGAAGCTGGCGGTCCACTCACGCCGGTGTGGTCAGAACCCGACTGGCCGGACGGGGGAAGCGGAGTGACAGAAGGGAGACTCGGATGTGCGTCCGCAGTTGTCCGTCCAACACCAGGGGCTGATGGTTGTGTTGTTGCTCCTGTGGGTTTGGAGCTATCCAACCCCGGTGGTCTCTGGGATGGGGTCGCTCCGGTTTTGGAAAGCGGCTGGCTTGAGGTAGCCAACGGTGCTGACAATGACGTTTCACCTCCTCCCAGGTTATCAGAGGGATCCTGATGACTGTGCTGCTGAGGATACAAATGATGGGGTACTGTCCCGTTCACCATGGTGGGATGCTTCTGGGCTCCCTGGCCGGAATGTGGATACGGAGGCTCATTGGGCGACACAAGGCCAGGGGTGTCAACACCATGGAGACTGTTTAATGTCTCGTCCGATGAACTTCTCTCCGGTACGCCGGTGTCTGTGGCTCGGGACGCTGACGCATCCAGTATATCAGAAGAGGACAAGTCCTCGGTGTGGGACTCGTCCAGGTCGTCATAACTCTCGGTGTCGTCGGCCAAACTATTACTGCCGCTTACGTTGATCTGAGCAGACGTGACACTTGTTATCTGGAAGCCACTCTTTTTCTTCACTTGAGCTCCAGGCATTTGGGACGCGGGCTGTTGATGGGGTCCCGGAGAGGAGGCTCCGGCAGGGGGACTGTCTTCAAGCGCATTGACTCCAGAACCAGTGGAGGAGGCAGgtgccccgccgccgccgctgcccctGCGGTAATGAAACACAGTTTTCCTGCTACCAGTAGGGGGTGGGTCTCCACAAAAGTCCTGATGGTGCATCCCTGCCAACAGGAGGCTTCAGGTTTTGGGGGATCCTTGGAGAACTACCGGTGGGCTTTTGACTCTTAACTAGTAGCTAACGCTCAGCTATCATGCTAGCTAGATTATGATGCTCAagatccatctgtaaagtcctTCGAGTTAGGATGTGCTAACTCAGAAGCTCCTCACAAAAGAGATTGGAAAAAATGGATTTGAAATTCTGCTAGCCACTGGTTAGCCCTGTTAGGTCAGCGGGAACAACTCCTTTCACTAAACACAGTTATCGTACCTTAATGCATCTTTTATATCACACAGACGGAGCCAAATGCAAGAAAGAAGATTTAGCCGTAAATAGTTTGGCTGCGGTCAGGTGGTCTACGAAGCTTCCGAGCTGTCCAACCTATGTCGCATGAAATCGGTCGCCGAGTCGCAGACGTCCTCCTCTTCCCCAAAACAAACTTGGCGATTTTTACACTCCACCAGCGATCAAGTGACAAAGATAACTAAATGGCGCCTGTGTGAAAAAGCGTTGTCATGCACAATTCGTATGTCCTATGGAGTCCTTGTTTGCTGTATCATTGCCAACCGGCGAGCAGCGGTAGCTAAGCTAAGCGAAGCTAACGGGCTGTCAGGTTCAGAGGGGACGGGAAAGCCAAACACTGAATATGCGCATGCGCAAGTCTACCCTTTCATTACGAAATGTGAATCTCTGATATGAAATAAAATTTCAGTTTAGTTTACATTAGCAGTACTAAACCAGACTCGAAAAAGGTGCAAATAGTCCAAAGTGCGCCGCTGaattttcattcattaaaaaaaaatcataaaatgacAATCGTAAACATTTCGTCATCATAAGGAGGTACAAAATGtgacagtttttatttttagaaagcTTCTAGTTTAGTTTTAGTAGTGATTGCAACTATTTTCAGCTACCCGCAAGAACTCTGACGAATATATTTATTGTTTGCAAACACAAAGGTCTGATAGTTTGATATTCCTTGACGCTGAAATGGCTGAAGCTGTAAAATAATCtaggccaccagggggcactgCTGCTCTGCCAAGCACTTGTCTGCTCTAAACCCAGGACGTTTAGCTACAAGATAtgtattttaaaacaaataaatgtgttAATACTTTGAAAGTAATTCAAATCTTAAAATCGAGTGCAATGTGTATGATACCAAACAAAAGGAGGGCTTGCAAAtcacaaaatgtatttaatgtttttttgaaATTGGAAAGTCAAGTTCATCtgaacatttacaaaaaaattatAACAATTCCTAAAACATTATTTATTTGGTACAATAGTGTTTTATACAgcaaatatattttgtatttgGAAATCCTGAAAGTCTGAAGTGTTAAGGAAGATTCTGGGATTTGTTTCTTagctgtagaaaaaaaaaaaaaagatacaatctgtaataaaatgtaattcatTTTATGAAATGGTATTGACAGTTTGTGTCGATCTGTTTCGCAATTTCTGACAAACACTAgcccgcacacacgcacacacacacacgcaaacaacgATAAAGGCAAACCCAACTTGTTTGCTCCCACATTTTTTTCTGGTCACTTTTGCAAGCATAAAGCAGGTGTAAACATCACAACGTGTAAAAAGGATC
This region of Syngnathus typhle isolate RoL2023-S1 ecotype Sweden linkage group LG2, RoL_Styp_1.0, whole genome shotgun sequence genomic DNA includes:
- the zgc:65895 gene encoding TSC22 domain family protein 1 isoform X1: MHHQDFCGDPPPTGSRKTVFHYRRGSGGGGAPASSTGSGVNALEDSPPAGASSPGPHQQPASQMPGAQVKKKSGFQITSVTSAQINVSGSNSLADDTESYDDLDESHTEDLSSSDILDASASRATDTGVPERSSSDETLNSLHGVDTPGLVSPNEPPYPHSGQGAQKHPTMVNGTVPHHLYPQQHSHQDPSDNLGGGETSLSAPLATSSQPLSKTGATPSQRPPGLDSSKPTGATTQPSAPGVGRTTADAHPSLPSVTPLPPSGQSGSDHTGVSGPPASVGGATGQSASASNAQTTTGSRFRVVKLDTNSEPFRKGRWTCTEYYEKDIPPAAATAEAPKAAESSAETEPANAGVSPSLPAVQPPHTLQPYQLPNQDFSGPHTMQSPPQVPAQPSTLAYVSPQELVGAAQTKMLGAAAPQVGMNHPPSLVSPYAVEQHQAQTTGGYVAPQLGGLQPDFIQPTAPFQTQVQPPVAHVSVSPGSAVAAKPLGSLAQQSPRQGHVAPSAVESSVAGPPPPRPLHLAPAALGAQYLPLTALQADLQPLLTPGGALYSAPLAGGSSLKTSQLEDAQKLLFQHQALLGLPRLGAAGVGATAADAGVTARSLAHMGMSVEASAFVAAAAAAGLRTQHAEGEEDSSSGASVVAIDNKIEQAMDLVKSHLMYAVREEVEVLKEQIKELMERNTQLEQENNLLKTLASPEQMAQFQAQVQTGGSPTGAALPPQVPSSAGTAQALPSAQNSGSSA